The window GTAACAAACTCATTCGCAACACCTTTTATTGGTAATGCATCAGTTTTGTCCTTATGGATATGGAGTATCATAGACCAGTTGAGACGACATTCACTTATTGTAGAACGTAGCCATGTCTTGAGTCTACGGAGAGCACTAAAACTTCTTTCACTTGTGGCGTTTGTTGCCGGCATTACCAGAATGAGCTTGACtactttgatgacttcagaAAAAAACTGTCTTTCTGCACTGCTTAAGGATTTGAGGTATACGACCAGAGACCGTACATCCGTCAGTGGCTGTTCAGTACCTGCATGAAGAAGAGTGAGCTGTGTTTGAAGTCGGTCTGGGTGACTGAAATCATCACCATAAAAATTGACAATCTCTTTCAGTGCTTCCGATTGCTGGGGTTGCTGAAGAGAAGTTACAACTGTCTCTAATTTCTGTAACATGTTGAATCCTTTCTGATGAAATCTATCTTTGACTGCTGCTAAAATCAAGTCAATGGCCTCAAAGTAAGCCCTTCGATAGATCTCCTTCACTTCTACTGGATGTACTGTTGCACCTTCTCCTACCTCGAATTGTCTTGGAACTTTCCTACGTCGTGGAAGGGTAGGGGATGGCACTTGAAGTGACAATCTTTTGCGTTCAACGTACTTCCAAAATATATCAAAGCACTCATCAGATCTCATTGACTGgatagttgttgttgtagtactGACTAGCTTTTGGCCTTCGCATGCTGAAATAGTAGAACTCTGTAAGGATCGGGACAGGTTGTCCACTATGTTCAGCAGCTTTCTTCCAAGTTCAACACCATAAACGAAGTCAAATGTGTCCATCTGCAAAGCGATTCCTCCAATTCTAGCTCTCATCTCAGTATCCTTTGTGGCTTCTTTTGCCACATCCCAAGTCATCTGAAGTGTAGTGTAGTTTTCAGATATTGACGTTAATGCCTCAGCCCTGACCGTCCATCGTGTAGGACAAAGAATCCGTAGTCCTGGAGAGCCAGCAGTGACAACATCTTTAAACTTCTTGAAGATGCTTTCACGTTTGGGTGATTTTTTTATCAACTTAGTAATTTCATGTACGGTCTCCAGAGCACTTCGCATGACCTTGATACCTTTCAACACATCCTGAGTCGCTAGGTTTAATGCATGACCATAGCAGTGTGTGTACAACGCACGGGGCTCTAGATCATTTAGTCTTTTTGCAACGCCTGACTTCGCTCCTGCCATGTTACTAGCGCCGTCGTAGCACTGGCCTCGGCAATGGTCAATCCTTAGATTCATGCGTAACAGGATATCTTGAACTGTTGCTAGTATAGAGTCAGCAGAAGTTGAGTCTAAGCTATACAGCCCTATTACTTCCTCATGGACTTCCAGATCATCATCTACGTATCGAAGACAGAAGACCATTTGTTCAGTATTGGACAAATCTGTAGTTTCATCTACCATGATAGTGTACCACTTTCCCGATACCTTCCTAACAACATCTCTCAGAATCATTAATGCCATGATACTgagaatttcattttgtataCAGGGGCTTGTGAACTTGGCCTGGCATTTGTCTAACCATTTCCAGAGCCTCGGATTGTCTTCAGCACGCATAATGAGGAGTTGCATTAAGTTGGAATCCCTTTCAAGAGCGACACTACCTTCAGGTTTAGACCGACCACGCATGGCGAGACCTTGCCGAGCAAGGTATCGAATGCAACTAATAATTATCTGTAACATATTCCTATTCTCAACCATTTCTTCTGCATAACCTTTCCCTAGCATTTGCCCAACATTCTGTTCCTTGCCAACCACCATATCCATAGCATCACGATGAAAGACTGATTTCTgatgtttttcaaatttagtGAGTGCTTTCTTCCAGTCTGTAAAGCCAGTTCTCACGAATTTATCGTCCAAGTTCCCAGCGCGCAGAGCAACTGAGCCTAAGTCCTTCTTCTCCGCCACCTGGCAGTAGAAGCAGAAGACTTTGTCATCTGCTTCTTGATAATGCAACCACGGGTATCTTCTATACCAAGAAGAACAGAATGCTCGCTGCTGCTTAGCAAATGTGCGATATGGGAAGGACAGCAAGGGTTGGTGAGGACTCCAAGGCATCAAGGTGGGCTGAGGCTGGGCGCCAGCAACCGGTCTTGTCTCGGAGGCATCAGTTGCGTCGGGCTGGTGAGAGTGGTGGCCGCTTTCAGAACTTGTAGAGGCTGGTCCAGCCACGTTGCTAGTTTGGGCGTGCTCTTGGGCGTCTTCTTCACCTGAGACATTGCTTTCATGGTCAATGCCAGTGGGATAGTTAGTTACACTTCCATCCGGTTGTTGCGCTTTCCGCAGCCACGCTATCAGAGACATTGTGATACGGATGCAGTCGGGTGATGAACGTGCACtgggcgcatgcgcaaaagcaCAATTAGGCCTCTTGGTTAAGCCCCCCCAGTTTTAGAATTGTGTCTACGCCCCTGGTGACTACTTATTAAGAATGTAACATATGCACTAGCAAGTGTACAACAATTCCTCGTTTGTTTTTGACATCAACTCGTAGAAACATTATCTTTGTAAAAAACATGAAAAAGTTAGATGTATTTATTGAAGTAGCTGAGCACATAGTCTAAGTGTGTAAGACAAGCAGAGGTACAGTGCCACTCTTTCAGAAAAATAATAAACTTGAAAACGTGTTCTAAGAATAACAGATTGCACACCAGTCTACTTACTCCCGGCTAgtagtaattattattcaaCATGACTtattgagcatgcgcacaatCTAACTAGTAATCTTGAATTTAGTAAGAGTAAAATGTAATGAAGCACATTGAAAACAGTTACTCTGTAGGTATATATAGATGCAACAGTCTAAGCAATCTCACTTGAATCATTGATAGACGTCATGAGACTGCTCTGCTCATCTGgatcattgtcttcatagcgGTGAACACATTTGGCACATGGAATACAGCTGAAACGTTCAACTCCTAGAGTGCGATCGCCATGGTAGTTGGAATTGCTTCGTCCTACAGATATGTCGCATTTTATTCGTTTACAAAAGTTCTTTCCTGTGAGAGTGTAGATGAGAGGATTAACTGCTGGTCTAGTTGAGATGAGAAGAACATTTGCTGCAGTAAAATTGTTTACCAACCGAGCATTACTAGAGCCATTTGGTGACACGCCAAATATTCCTGTCCAATGAAATGCAGTTGAGACAATCCAACATAGAGTGTTTAAGAAAACAATTACTCTCAACCGCCATTGAAATTCGAGTATTTCAGATATTCTGGCTCGGTCAACCGTGAGGCACTGCCATGCCATCAAATAGAGGACAACAGATAGCAATGTAAGAACAGTACATAAAGATGCTACAGCTGCTCCCAAAACGTTCTCGGAGTCTAAATTTGTACTGGTACCACAGAAGGTACTTTCGTTTATTGCAGTGGTGTGACTTAGATGTGAGACTGAAAATCTGGTACTATTGATGCAAATACCAAAACCACATGACTGAACTAAAGCACAACGTCCAAAGATTTCGGTAATTTGTGCACTTCGTGTTAAGTTTATCCAGCTGTAGTTAGAACGGTCATACTCATATGAAGGAAACAAAATCGGATAATCAATAGTATACCGAACTATAATCATGGGAAACATACTAGCAACACTGAAACTAACTTGGAAAATGATTATAATGACCAGATTTCGCTTGCGAACTagtgaacagcaacaacaacgaGAACAGAACTCGCTCATTGCTTGAAACGAGTAAACTGCTATATTAAAAATTGCCCATTGAGCTGTGGGACAAAAGAACCAAGACAGAACAGAGCTTGTGATGCATGCAAAACTCATTTTCTGCCAAAAATAATGCCTCTGTGGTCTTAGATGTGATTCAGTCACTAGACTCTCGAGAAGAAGCAAGTGAACACAATAGAAGAAGTCTGAAACTGCTagcatgatgatgaggattGAGAGAGGAGACGATCTCTGATCTCTTTTCTGTGTAAATCTCCACACCACAACCAATATGTTGCCAATAATTCCAATCGCAAGTAACATCCAAACAGTCGCATGAAAGAAATCGCTGGCCAAAACTAGAGATACATACAAATGAATGTTATTACTTTCTAAGACAGCATTATTATACGTTTCTTGGTGTTTACCATCTCCAGAAGGCTCGTACCAATCGTTAGTAACAGAGTCACGCCCACTTTCTTTCATCACGGTGTAACGACAAAGCAAGTGGCTAATCAGTTGTGTTCGTGAACTAAAACTGTCCTACTAAGCAATTGCGACGACTACAAGATACCAATGTCTGAAACAAACAACACGAGGTCGCTCTGCTAATTAACAAAACGTTCCCTGAAACTCACGTGCAAATGCTAATTACGTGAAAGCATGCAAACGTTCCTGTTTGCTTACATTGAAAACTATAAAACTATAGAGATGATGGAAGTGTAATTAATCAGTAAATGAAACTATACACAAACTTTCGTAGATATAGGGTCGCGAATTTAGCTCCTACTTGACAGAAAGACTCTAGCCCTTCGTCGACCGTTATCTAATACGTTGCGCGTACGCATGGTGGGCGTGGGATCACGTGCTTACCTTATCTCCGCCTCCGTTACCTTATCTCCGCCTCCGTTTAGTACCCGGTTTACATCGGGCCGTTTTCCCGAAGCGGATTCTTTCTTTCTATTCTCAAATTATAGCTTAAACAAATCGCTAATAAATTCTCTTCGAATGAGCTTACTTTCAGCTGTCTACGTTGTAGAAATCTCGAGATATCGCAAGTTCCGTCGATGCCACACCTTGGCTAACTTCCGGCCACGTGACTTTGCTGGCCaatcaaaataattttagCCGTTAGGCACACCCTTTGGGCGTGTCTATACATATAGCCAAGATTTTAGCGGCGCATGCGGCTTCGTCACAATTTTTGCCGAGACGCTGCATGGCGGTCTGGTCGTACTTTGTTCTTCGAAAATATTTCGCCAAGACTTTGGAGGCAAAAACAACATATTCAAACGTTTCTTACGTGTGTTTCGTGTCGAACGCATCATTTGAGGCCGACACGATGGAGAACGAGTGAGATTTCGTTTTGTAAAGACAGCGATGACGCGCCGCGCTGTAAGTACATCATTTTCATGTCTAAACGTTTGGTTTTTTTGCAACTTCTTTTCAGTAAGCGTTTCAGTAGCTGTGTTGTAAGTTTGGCCGCTAGCCGTTGGGGATTATttgggtgcatttcttttacctcttctgctcttctggaagaggccagAAGAGTCACGCGACCTCTTCTGGTCGTTCCTTTTGCTTCTCTTCCCTTCTTCTAAAGTGTTAGAAgagtcacgagacctcttctggCTCTTCTGGCCGAAAGgcggaagaggcagaagagaaaagGTCTCGTGACTTGTGAGACATGCGCATTAAAATCGCGCGTATCGATGGATCCGTACGAACGTCCTTTGCTTCCATTGCTTTGGAAACCAAGTGGTCTTCCAGCAATATCAAGTTCCACAACTACAGCTGTTGCTAGTGGGTGTTCTCCAAGGATCCTCTTTGAGGCACCAGACACGGAGACAACGGTTGTAGAAGTCGCCTCTTCAAGTAGAGATCTAATTTCGTTAGTGA of the Corticium candelabrum chromosome 2, ooCorCand1.1, whole genome shotgun sequence genome contains:
- the LOC134198397 gene encoding zinc finger MYM-type protein 1-like, translating into MSLIAWLRKAQQPDGSVTNYPTGIDHESNVSGEEDAQEHAQTSNVAGPASTSSESGHHSHQPDATDASETRPVAGAQPQPTLMPWSPHQPLLSFPYRTFAKQQRAFCSSWYRRYPWLHYQEADDKVFCFYCQVAEKKDLGSVALRAGNLDDKFVRTGFTDWKKALTKFEKHQKSVFHRDAMDMVVGKEQNVGQMLGKGYAEEMVENRNMLQIIISCIRYLARQGLAMRGRSKPEGSVALERDSNLMQLLIMRAEDNPRLWKWLDKCQAKFTSPCIQNEILSIMALMILRDVVRKVSGKWYTIMVDETTDLSNTEQMVFCLRYVDDDLEVHEEVIGLYSLDSTSADSILATVQDILLRMNLRIDHCRGQCYDGASNMAGAKSGVAKRLNDLEPRALYTHCYGHALNLATQDVLKGIKVMRSALETVHEITKLIKKSPKRESIFKKFKDVVTAGSPGLRILCPTRWTVRAEALTSISENYTTLQMTWDVAKEATKDTEMRARIGGIALQMDTFDFVYGVELGRKLLNIVDNLSRSLQSSTISACEGQKLVSTTTTTIQSMRSDECFDIFWKYVERKRLSLQVPSPTLPRRRKVPRQFEVGEGATVHPVEVKEIYRRAYFEAIDLILAAVKDRFHQKGFNMLQKLETVVTSLQQPQQSEALKEIVNFYGDDFSHPDRLQTQLTLLHAGTEQPLTDVRSLVVYLKSLSSAERQFFSEVIKVVKLILVMPATNATSERSFSALRRLKTWLRSTISECRLNWSMILHIHKDKTDALPIKGVANEFVTRNESRRRLFGHFD
- the LOC134176558 gene encoding uncharacterized protein LOC134176558 codes for the protein MKESGRDSVTNDWYEPSGDVLASDFFHATVWMLLAIGIIGNILVVVWRFTQKRDQRSSPLSILIIMLAVSDFFYCVHLLLLESLVTESHLRPQRHYFWQKMSFACITSSVLSWFFCPTAQWAIFNIAVYSFQAMSEFCSRCCCCSLVRKRNLVIIIIFQVSFSVASMFPMIIVRYTIDYPILFPSYEYDRSNYSWINLTRSAQITEIFGRCALVQSCGFGICINSTRFSVSHLSHTTAINESTFCGTSTNLDSENVLGAAVASLCTVLTLLSVVLYLMAWQCLTVDRARISEILEFQWRLRVIVFLNTLCWIVSTAFHWTGIFGVSPNGSSNARLVNNFTAANVLLISTRPAVNPLIYTLTGKNFCKRIKCDISVGRSNSNYHGDRTLGVERFSCIPCAKCVHRYEDNDPDEQSSLMTSINDSSQDSVNFGTFDRDIDVPAHRIFRREDLIYDPRHALIDIGGFADVYKAVLQGNTTVAFKKANIRGSHLTNTRMKEIMKEYSVLLAIPTHKHIVQIIGICTDSRHFGIILEYIDGGDLSTLLSHTSDSYMDNWKNKLDMTCQIADGMKHLHSLHPPVIHRDL